Proteins found in one Aethina tumida isolate Nest 87 chromosome 1, icAetTumi1.1, whole genome shotgun sequence genomic segment:
- the LOC109609347 gene encoding dynein axonemal assembly factor 10, protein MQVENIKPQIISHTEKQTDYAVHAVKWIPSSARFVAVGGKSNGAGIVEIYSLTGEGLEKQTEFCKRDHFKCATFDASSLTNRHLATGDFSGRLQVWDLEDSLCPVYMTTKHTQVINSIDGVSGRNSGCGAPEIVTGSRDGSVMIWDVRQKDYPVSKFLPLEGQTGRDCWAVAFGNSYNNEERVVAAGYDNGDIKLFDLKMNAVRWSKNVKNGVVDVQFDRKDICMNKLVATTLESKLYCFDVRTQHPKKGFAYVRTKAHESTIWSVQHLPQNRDIFMTTGGAGTLCLWKYEYPDRRVEKDSDGISYGLPGKLTLLQNCVMSEQPITSFDWCLDKLGLAVTSAFDQTIRILITTKLNLY, encoded by the exons ATGCAGGTTGAAAACATA AAGCCGCAAATTATAAGCCACACTGAAAAGCAAACCGATTATGCTGTGCATGCGGTAAAATGGATTCCGAGTTCGGCAAGATTTGTCGCCGTTGGAGGAAAATCCAATGGAGCCGGtatagttgaaatttattctCTTACCGGAGAAGGTTTGGAGAAGCAAACTGAATTTTGTAAGAGGGATCACTTTAAATGTGCAACATTTGATGCGTCTAGTTTAACGAACCGTCACTTGGCCACTGGAGATTTTAGCGGAAGATTGCAAGTATG GGATTTGGAAGACAGTTTATGTCCCGTTTATATGACGACGAAACACACACAAGTAATCAACTCAATCGACGGAGTCTCCGGAAGAAACTCCGGATGCGGAGCCCCAGAAATAGTCACTGGCTCCAGAGAtg GTTCCGTTATGATTTGGGACGTGCGTCAAAAAGATTACCCGGTATCAAAATTTCTACCTCTCGAGGGACAAACCGGAAGAGATTGTTGGGCCGTAGCTTTTGGCAACTCGTACAACAACGAAGAGCGTGTCGTTGCCGCGGGCTATGATAACGgcgacataaaattgtttgactTGAAGATGAACGCCGTTCGATGGTCGAAGAACGTTAAGAATGGG gTTGTCGACGTGCAATTTGACCGCAAAGACATCTGCATGAACAAGCTGGTCGCGACGACTCTCGAATCGAAGTTGTACTGTTTCGACGTACGTACTCAGCACCCGAAAAAGGGGTTTGCGTATGTGAGGACCAAAGCACATGAATCCACTATATGGAGTGTGCAACATTTGCCGCAGAATCGCGACATTTTCATGACCACTGGGGGTGCTGGTACACTGTGCTTATGGAAATA TGAGTATCCTGACAGAAGAGTGGAGAAGGATTCGGATGGTATTTCTTACGGATTACCAGGAAAACTGACTTTGCTGCAAAATTGTGTGATGTCTGAGCAGCCAATTACTTCATTTGATTGGTGCTTGGATAAACTGGGACTGGCTGTGACCTCAGCGTTTGATCAGACAATTAGGATTTTAATTAccacaaaattgaatttatattaa
- the LOC109609337 gene encoding uncharacterized protein LOC109609337, translating into MTDVKAKSPKKRKSLPNQQNQPQSVKKIKAESNTDSPKNGVAPKTPKKESPEKLKKFKGTGDLIKSEQPSPKKNEPKKKAKAQLGQPRRARLVEQIKGGNKQVEAELNKKIKLLESLPEKTKTAKRKLAFLKKVKGEVEGNLPKQPVKGEGKNKNKTTSQKRRQRKKKSTTGAEDKNETAESNEQKSVVKKENAGAIQQKKNQPKKANSPVKKEQQLVKKEKAPKQAKGDKKPVKQEVAQVENKKNKGKKAVVKQEKVEDEPEDESVEEDNVEEEDSEEEGGDVSEEEDEDDEVESKNTKSEVQMKKQPQPKSSNKKELSNESKKQSELKIEDLQKNDILKKNQKRYVVFVGNIPYDATTQDLKEHFSKVGDVRHVRIPTDKKTNKPRGFAYVEVDNDDAYQRCLSMHHSTMKGRRINVLYTEGGKKKGGEQKKKIKAKNFKLHAMRKQGQLAGSKKDTQKRSFRRAKQNNMKQSQQDE; encoded by the exons ATGACTGATGTAAAAGCTAAGAGTCCCAAAAAGAGGAAAAGCTTGCCTAATCAACAAAACCAGCCACagtctgtaaaaaaaataaaagcagAGTCAAATACTGATTCACCCAAGAATGGTGTTGCCCCTAAAACACCGAAAAAAGAATCGCCAGAGAaacttaagaaatttaagggTACCGGCGATTTAATTAAGTCTGAGCAGCCATCTCCCAAAAAGAATGAACCAAAAAAGAAAGCAAAAGCTCAGTTGGGCCAACCTAGACGTGCCCGCTTAGTAGAACAAATCAAGGGTGGTAATAAACAAGTGGAGGCTGAACTCAACAAAAAGATTAAACTTCTTGAAAGCCTCCCAGAGAAAACCAAGACAGCAAAAAGGAAACTAgcatttttaaagaaagttaaagGTGAAGTAGAAGGAAATCTTCCAAAACAACCAGTAAAGGGTGaaggtaaaaacaaaaataaaacaaccagCCAAAAAAGACGACAGAGAAAGAAGAAATCCACCACCGGCGCGGAAGACAAAAATGAAACCGCCGAATCAAATGAACAGAAATCTGTTGTGAAAAAGGAAAATGCAGGTGCCAttcaacagaaaaaaaatcaacctAAGAAAGCTAATTCACCTGTAAAGAAAGAGCAGCAACTAGTTAAGAAAGAAAAAGCACCCAAACAGGCTAAAGGAGATAAAAAACCAGTGAAACAAGAGGTTGCTCAGGtggaaaataagaaaaataaagggAAAAAAGCTGTAGTAAAGCAAGAAAAAGTTGAAGATGAACCTGAGGATGAATCTGTCGAAGAAGACAATGTTGAAGAGGAAGATTCTGAAGAAGAAGGTGGAGATGTGAGTGAAGAGGAAGATGAAGATGATGAG GTTGAAAGTAAAAACACGAAGTCTGAAGTACAAATGAAAAAGCAACCACAACCGAAATctagtaataaaaaagaattgtcTAATGAAAGTAAAAAACAATCCGAACTCAAAATTGAAGATTTACAGAAGAATGATATACTgaagaaaaatcaaaaaagatACGTCGTCTTTGTCGGAAACATTCCTTACGATGCTACCACACAAGATTTAAAAGAGCACTTTTCTAAAGTCGGTGATGTAAGGCATGTCCGCATACCTACAGATAAGAAAACCAATAAACCGCGCGGATTTGCTTACGTAGAAGTTGACAATGACGATGCTTATCAG AGATGTCTATCCATGCACCATTCCACTATGAAAGGACGAAGGATCAACGTTCTGTACACAGAAGGTGGTAAGAAAAAGGGCGGGGagcaaaaaaagaaaataaaagcgAAAAATTTCAAACTCCATGCCATGAGAAAGCAAGGACAGTTGGCTGGCAGCAAGAAGGATACCCAAAAGAGATCTTTCCGCAgagcaaaacaaaataacatgAAACAGTCACAACAAGATgagtaa
- the LOC109609355 gene encoding integrin alpha-PS3-like — protein sequence MMKGAIFMKDINSNFVTINVPLKNSQPTEIHQQARIARSKVAQAGFSIHVSNESNQVIIGCPGYKQWDGMAVKFKYQNKKKSINFDRPIIPELNNVLEYRLYGYDVSSGYIYNKNKMSYVLTSPRAKDKGKVVIFEFPKASDNYINKLEILDGEVIGGAFGYSVTVGDINNDGLDDLIIGAPFCNMKKFNEGKVYVYLGSVTKHVLRGQTIEGEKINGQLGLNVMYLGDINNDNYGDVAVAAPYEDKHGVVYIFRGERSGLNIKPSQKIVAKDIYSPLTGFGIGMSKAIDLDGNLIGDLAIGAYQSGHVVFLPGRRVVVITAGLEQLTKLESTSETLIIRVKFKFENYSSIDPLPRIINTWSVDEKFSRAEMIDNLPIIQNWTLGEFEQNITFKLKPTTNLIDPLEITLDYEMIDEEKNKSDPTIVSAQKQFQPDNTFCAKCPVLDKERSSGPQKLLINYENGCGNNAVCKSKLSLDIETEGLEKNKHIVGGRKYIHLKAIIKNSQENAFATTLEMSSEEILKFRKIPGNCEKNHTSLAIMCNVKNPLRQNEKTTIYFELYLEDLHVDELIINMKLKTKSENVDGDIEKSLNIKFIQQADVYITGYSEEKTYSFGNETTNLRQIFEIEKTGQTPLESIIVHITVPYAIQLKEKMVFLNNRIMMSNKLLDCANGTENEFSPEIRNRNSRSTKLTNQILTDSEAQNISYNGPNIYSQTYSCNVGGLDSENKKRTVTLELILDHLKLIDHLSNLKILTLTTHAQVSIEKPSNFEQTGDRPDETEVVTTIINNTQVIPIWIFIISAILGLILFCLLVYGLKKAGFFKRTKKEELNKLKARTSGEMEDVDEMLEGDDSVFFENAMETKEDN from the exons ATGATGAAAGgtgcaatttttatgaaagatATCAATTCGAATTTCGTCACCATAAATGTTCCACTTAAAAata GTCAGCCGACTGAAATTCATCAACAGGCGCGCATTGCTCGCTCAAAAGTAGCACAAGCTGGTTTTTCCATACATGTTTCGAAT GAGTCaaatcaagttataattggATGTCCCGGTTATAAACAGTGGGATGGCATGGccgttaaattcaaatatcaaaataagaagaaaagtattaattttgacCGACCGATCATCCCGGaactaaataatgttttagaatATAGATTATATG gataTGATGTCTCCTCaggatatatatacaataaaaataaaatgtcttatGTACTAACTAGTCCCAGAGCAAAGGATAAGGGaaag gtTGTTATATTCGAATTTCCCAAAGCATCagacaattatataaataaattagaaatactgGATGGTGAGGTGATTGGAGGGGCCTTTGGGTATTCCGTAACTGTAGGAGACATCAATAACGATGGATTGGATGACTTAATTATTGGAGCACCTTTTTGTAACATGAAGAAATTTAATGAGGGAAAAGTTTACGTATATTTAGGCAGTGTAACC AAACATGTGCTCAGAGGGCAAACTATTGAGGGTGAGAAGATAAATGGGCAGTTAGGTCTTAATGTTATGTATTTGGGAGACATTAATAACGATAACTATGGAG atgTTGCCGTGGCTGCACCTTATGAAGATAAACACGGAGTAGTTTACATATTTAGAGGTGAAAGATCTGGACTAAACATCAAACCTAGTCAAAAAATTGTTGCAAAAGACATATATTCTCCTTTAACTGGTTTCGGGATTGGCATGTCGAAAGCCATAGACCTTGATGGAAATTTAATAGGAG ATTTGGCCATAGGGGCCTACCAATCAGGGCATGTAGTGTTCCTCCCAGGTCGACGTGTCGTGGTAATAACTGCAGGGTTAGAGCAGCTTACTAAACTCGAAAGCACTTcagaaactttaataattagagtTAAGTTTAAGTTTGAAAACTACTCCTCGATCGACCCACTTCCta GAATTATTAACACTTGGTCTGTTGATGAAAAGTTTTCTAGAGCTGAAATGATTGATAATCTACCAATCATACAAAACTGGACATTGGGAGAATTCGAACAAAATAtcacattcaaattaaag cCTACTACAAATCTCATAGATCCTTTGGAGATTACCTTGGACTACGAAATGATCgacgaagaaaaaaataaaagtgatcCTACAATAGTATCAGCGCAGAAACAGTTTCAACCagataatacattttgtgcTAAATGTCCAGTTCTTGATAAGGAACGATCGAGTGGAcctcaaaaattgttaattaattacgaaAACGGGTGTGGCAACAACGCAGTGTGTAAATCGAAATTGTCACTGGACATTGAAACTGAAGGACT TGAGAAGAACAAACACATTGTAGGAGGCCGAAAGTACATCCACTTAAaagcaattataaaaaatagtcaagAAAATGCCTTTGCAACCACCTTAGAGATGAGTTcagaagaaatattaaagtttagaaaaatacCAGGAAATTGTGAGAAAAATCACACAAGTCTTGCAATTATGTGCAATGTGAAAAATCCTCTCAGACAGAACGAAAAG acaacaatttatttcgaGTTATATTTAGAAGACTTGCATGTTGACgaacttattataaatatgaaactaaaaacaaaaagtgaGAACGTAGATGGTGACAtagaaaaatctttaaatattaaatttatacaacaaGCTGATGTATATATTACTGG ATACTCGGAAGAAAAAACTTATTCCTTTGGAAATGAAACGACAAACTTGCgacaaatttttgaa ATTGAAAAAACTGGACAAACCCCACTAGAAAGTATCATCGTACACATAACTGTTCCCTATGCGATAcaactaaaagaaaaaatggtatttttaaacaatagaaTAATGATGTCCAATAAATTACTCGATTGTGCAAATGGAACGGAGAATGAATTTAGTCCTGAAATACGAAATAGAAATAGTAgaagcacaaaattaaccaatcaGATTTTAACAGACTCTGAAGCACAAAACATAAGTTACAATGGAcccaatatatattcacaaaCATACAGTTGTAATGTGGGAGGCTTAGattcagaaaataaaaaacggaCTGTTACGTTAGAATTAATTCTTGATCACCTGAAACTAATCG ATCACTTGAGTAACctgaaaatattaacactCACAACCCACGCCCAGGTTTCAATAGAAAAAccttcaaattttgaacaaactgGTGATAG GCCTGATGAAACTGAAGTTGTTActacaattataaacaataccCAAGTGATCCCAATATGGATATTCATTATTAGCGCAATATTGGGATTAATATTGTTCTGTCTTCTAGTTTATGgacttaaaaaa GCCGGCTTCTTTAAGAGGACGAAGAAGgaggaattaaataaattaaaagcaagA acAAGCGGGGAAATGGAAGACGTAGACGAAATGTTGGAAGGAGATGATTCTGTATTCTTCGAAAATGCCATGGAAACAAAAGAGGACAATTAG